The following is a genomic window from Vicinamibacterales bacterium.
CGAGATGACCGTGGCGCGGCGCCTGAAACAGAAGCGGCGTTCGGAATTTGCGTTGATCCGGCGGGCGCCCGACGAACCCTGCTTCGGCGTGCAACTCGCCGGGTCGAATGCCGAAGAGATGGGATGGGCGGCGGCGCTCGCGGAGAGCCGTGGTGCCGAGTTCGTCGATCTCAACGTTGGCTGCCCGATCGACTACTTCACGAGCAAGGGGCTCGGCGCAGCGCTCGCGCGCCAACCGCGCCGTGTGCAGCGAATCATCGAGGAGATGAAGAAGGCCGTTGCCAACGTGCCAGTGACCGTGAAGATCCGGCTGGGATGGAACGACGAGCAGCGTAATTACCTCGACGTGGCGAGAGCAGCCGTGGACGGCGGCGCCGCTGCTATCGTCGTCCATGGGCGAACGCGCGACGCGCGGTATCGGTTCGCGGCCGATTGGGACGCCATTGGCGAGGTCGTGCGCGCCGTCTCCGTGCCGGTCATCGGCAATGGCGACATGCTGTTTCCGCACGACGTGCAGGCTGCGATGGAGCGATCGGGCTGCGCGGCGGTCATGGCAGCGCGCGGCGCGCTCATCAAACCGTGGCTGTTCCGCGAGATGACGCAAGGCTATCAGGACCTGACAGGAGACGATCGCGTGGCGGTCTACCGGCGCTACGTGGCCCTCGCGATCGAACACTGGGGCGATCACGAGCGCGGTCGCGCCCAGATCGCGGACTTCCTCAGGTGGCACCTGGGTTTCTGGTGCCGTTATGCCCCGCGTCGCGCGGACGGGTCCTGGCCGGGCATGCAAGAACGGGAAGACACGGCCTTCGCGCGTACGCCGCTCGAGTCCGTCCTGGCAAGGCAGGACGACGCCGCACTGGATTGGCTCACCGAACGGCTGATGGCCGGGGAAACGATCGATCCCGAGGCCGCCCCGCCTCCGTCCGAGGACAACGATCGAAGACGCGAGATCGCCGTCAGCGGGTAGGAGCGCGACAGTGGCGTCTCTGGCCCTGGTCGGCTGGCACTCACTGCTCGATCGCCGCGACCCTGATGTAGTCCAGGCGGGGGAAGTGCTTCCGCAGGTAGTCGTTGCCACCCTGGAACAGAGGGGCCTGCTTTCCCGCGCGGATCCCACCGCCCGACGATTCCCCGTAGTCCGCGTTCAGCGCGTCGCACACGTCGAGCCCCTCGATCACCCGGCCGAAGGGTACGAACGGTTCCTTGTCGTGCGTGGGCGAGTTGTCCCTCAGGTTGATGAACACCTGCGTGGTCCGGCCATTCGGCACCGCGAACGCGAAGGCCACGGTGCCTCGAACGTTGGACTGTCCCGCCGGATCGTCCGGGATCGCCGTTGTCCGCCAGGCCGCCGACACCGCGGGCTCGCCGTGGATCCCGAATTGCGCCCACTTGTCCTCGATGACGCGGAAGAAGGCGGAGTCGTTGTAGTAGCCGTGCGCGACGAGGTTGTAGAACCGGTCCGCGCCGTGAGGCGCCCACGCGCGGCGCACGTCGATGACGATCGTGCCCTTGGTTGTCGTGAACCGGACGCGATACCGATCGGGCGCCTGCCG
Proteins encoded in this region:
- a CDS encoding tRNA-dihydrouridine synthase family protein, giving the protein MPFLDLLPGSVMLGPMTKGCNLPYRRLCVELGARITVSEMTVARRLKQKRRSEFALIRRAPDEPCFGVQLAGSNAEEMGWAAALAESRGAEFVDLNVGCPIDYFTSKGLGAALARQPRRVQRIIEEMKKAVANVPVTVKIRLGWNDEQRNYLDVARAAVDGGAAAIVVHGRTRDARYRFAADWDAIGEVVRAVSVPVIGNGDMLFPHDVQAAMERSGCAAVMAARGALIKPWLFREMTQGYQDLTGDDRVAVYRRYVALAIEHWGDHERGRAQIADFLRWHLGFWCRYAPRRADGSWPGMQEREDTAFARTPLESVLARQDDAALDWLTERLMAGETIDPEAAPPPSEDNDRRREIAVSG
- a CDS encoding peptidylprolyl isomerase — encoded protein: MRSSATMIYGLLLWWTCTMATTLVAGQAAIPSFDRWLLKPDAPEMNRQAPDRYRVRFTTTKGTIVIDVRRAWAPHGADRFYNLVAHGYYNDSAFFRVIEDKWAQFGIHGEPAVSAAWRTTAIPDDPAGQSNVRGTVAFAFAVPNGRTTQVFINLRDNSPTHDKEPFVPFGRVIEGLDVCDALNADYGESSGGGIRAGKQAPLFQGGNDYLRKHFPRLDYIRVAAIEQ